A part of Astyanax mexicanus isolate ESR-SI-001 chromosome 2, AstMex3_surface, whole genome shotgun sequence genomic DNA contains:
- the LOC111189722 gene encoding uncharacterized protein LOC111189722: MSNQSTWAESFQGPGHAQGVLPPVSAPTVQHEASLWPMSNQSTWVESSQGPGHAQGVLPHVSAPTVKETLQCPRSNQSTWVESSHRTGHGQGVLPHVSAPTVKETLQWPRSNQSTWAESSQGTGHAQGVLPHVSAVDRTVLEALREIDLKIGYLTSLVESFIGGRRILPPQQLAGEEEVNFIPLNSIEDLENMEERLQNNELRQRMISMLSLSGGASMQKTIWRIASKLLTADLAKNLNWCGRGNKRGLKKTLFGQMIIGAAMKNPILPAPTEADAEKCLKDYLRLAPGRR; encoded by the exons ATGTCCAACCAGTCCACATGGGCGGAATCCTTTCAGGGACCAGGACATGCCCAGGGTGTCCTACCTCCCGtcagtg CACCTACCGTACAACACGAAGCGTCATTGTGGCCAATGTCCAACCAGTCCACATGGGTGGAATCCTCCCAGGGACCAGGACATGCCCAGGGTGTCCTACCTCATGtcagtg CACCTACCGTAAAAGAAACATTACAGTGTCCCAGGTCCAACCAGTCCACATGGGTGGAATCCTCTCACAGAACAGGACATGGACAGGGTGTCCTTCCTCATGTCAGTG CACCTACCGTAAAAGAAACATTACAGTGGCCCAGGTCCAACCAGTCCACATGGGCAGAATCCTCTCAGGGAACAGGACATGCCCAAGGTGTCCTTCCTCATGTCAGTG CTGTAGATAGGACTGTCCTGGAGGCACTGCGGGAGATCGACCTCAAAATAGGTTACTTAACATCACTTGTTGAGTCATTCATTGGTGGCCGCCGGATTCTGCCCCCACAACAGCTTGCAGGCGAAGAAGAGGTTAATTTTATTCCTCTAAATTCAATTGAAGACCTTGAAAATATGGAAGAAAGACTTCAGAACAATGAACTGAGGCAAAGGATG ATTAGCATGCTGTCACTTAGTGGAGGAGCTTCCATGCAAAAAACTATTTGGAGAATTGCCAGCAAGTTATTAACCGCTGACCTGGCGAAAAACCTGAACTGGTGTGGCAGGGGGAACAAGCGAGGTCTAAAGAAGACTTTATTTGGACAAATGATTATTG GTGCAGCCATGAAAAACCCAATTCTACCAGCGCCGACTGAGGCAGATGccgaaaaatgtttaaaagactACCTGCGGCTGGCACCAGGGAGGCGTTAA
- the LOC125798983 gene encoding uncharacterized protein LOC125798983 isoform X2 yields MCAVRGILGAASLAALAIAAGGSLYYLYRSRTQKPTTTEETTVTPVEGDPETVEERQAEPMVEPVLSETVMELVEEDGGVDCPKEEDQVTLIMDEAPEALSLLQVTDSTESEEAEVTLNTELCESVVETLVEDGGVDCPQEEDQTTLIMDEAPEALSLLQVTDLTESEEAEVTLNTELCESVVETLEEDGGVDCPKEEDQATLIMDEAPEAPSLLQVTYLTESEEAEVTFNTELCESVVETLEEDGGVDCPQEEDQATLIMDEAPEAPSLLQVTYLTESEEAEVTFNTELCESVVETLEEDGGVDCPQEEDQATLIMDEAPEAPSLLLGTDPAETKEAETEAECRPEAESKKKHKRRGRRGRSQKLRRLGRLRRRGRLGKRGKRLYK; encoded by the exons ATGTGTGCAGTTCGAGGGATACTAGGAGCAGCCAGCCTTGCAGCTCTAGCTATAGCTGCCGGTGGATCGCTTTACTACCTGTACCGATCCAGAACACAGAAGCCGACGACAACGGAGGAGACTACGGTCACTCCAGTGGAAGGAGACCCTGAAACGGTGGAGGAGAGGCAGGCTGAGCCGATGGTTGAACCTGTACTCTCCGAGACTGTGATGGAGTTGGtggaggaagatggaggagttgactgccCCAAGGAAGAAGATCAGGTCACTCTCATTATGGATGAGGCACCAGAAGCTCTCAGCCTGCTACAGGTCACTGACTCAACAGAGTCAGAGGAAGCTGAGGTGACCCTTAATACAGAgctttgtgagagtgtggtggaaacactggtggaagatggaggagttgactgccCACAAGAGGAAGATCAGACCACTCTCATCATGGATGAGGCACCAGAAGCTCTCAGCCTGCTACAG GTCACTGACTTAACAGAGTCAGAGGAAGCTGAGGTGACCCTTAATACAGAgctttgtgagagtgtggtggaaacactggaggaagatggaggagttgactgccCCAAGGAAGAAGATCAGGCCACTCTCATCATGGATGAGGCACCAGAAGCTCCCAGCCTGCTACAGGTCACTTATTTAACAGAGTCAGAGGAAGCTGAGGTGACCTTTAATACAGAGCTTTGTGAGAGTGTCGTGGAAACActggaggaagatggaggagttgactgccCACAAGAGGAAGATCAGGCCACTCTCATCATGGATGAGGCACCAGAAGCTCCCAGCCTGCTACAGGTCACTTATTTAACAGAGTCAGAGGAAGCTGAGGTGACCTTTAATACAGAgctttgtgagagtgtggtggaaacactggaggaagatggaggagttgactgccCACAAGAGGAAGATCAGGCCACTCTCATCATGGATGAGGCACCAGAAGCTCCCAGCCTGCTACTGGGCACTGACCCAGCAGAGACTAAGGAAGCCGAGACGGAGGCTGAATGCAGACCCGAAGCTGAATCCAAAAAGAAGCATAAGAGACGAGGGAGACGAGGAAGATCACAAAAACTACGAAGACTAGGAAGACTACGAAGACGAGGAAGACTAGGAAAACGAGGAAAGAGGCTGTATAAGTAG
- the LOC125798983 gene encoding uncharacterized protein LOC125798983 isoform X1 encodes MCAVRGILGAASLAALAIAAGGSLYYLYRSRTQKPTTTEETTVTPVEGDPETVEERQAEPMVEPVLSETVMELVEEDGGVDCPKEEDQVTLIMDEAPEALSLLQVTDLTESEEAEVTLNTEFCESVVETLEEDGGVDCPKEEDQATLIMVEAPEALSLLQVTDLTESEEAEVTLNTELCESVVETLEEDGGVDCPKEEDQATLIMDEAPEAPSLLQVTYLTESEEAEVTFNTELCESVVETLEEDGGVDCPQEEDQATLIMDEAPEAPSLLQVTYLTESEEAEVTFNTELCESVVETLEEDGGVDCPQEEDQATLIMDEAPEAPSLLLGTDPAETKEAETEAECRPEAESKKKHKRRGRRGRSQKLRRLGRLRRRGRLGKRGKRLYK; translated from the exons ATGTGTGCAGTTCGAGGGATACTAGGAGCAGCCAGCCTTGCAGCTCTAGCTATAGCTGCCGGTGGATCGCTTTACTACCTGTACCGATCCAGAACACAGAAGCCGACGACAACGGAGGAGACTACGGTCACTCCAGTGGAAGGAGACCCTGAAACGGTGGAGGAGAGGCAGGCTGAGCCGATGGTTGAACCTGTACTCTCCGAGACTGTGATGGAGTTGGtggaggaagatggaggagttgactgccCCAAGGAAGAAGATCAGGTCACTCTCATTATGGATGAGGCACCAGAAGCTCTCAGCCTGCTACAG GTCACTGACTTAACAGAGTCAGAGGAAGCTGAGGTGACCCTTAATACAGAGTtttgtgagagtgtggtggaaacactggaggaagatggaggagttgactgccCCAAGGAAGAAGATCAGGCCACTCTCATTATGGTTGAGGCACCAGAAGCTCTCAGCCTGCTACAGGTCACTGACTTAACAGAGTCAGAGGAAGCTGAGGTGACCCTTAATACAGAgctttgtgagagtgtggtggaaacactggaggaagatggaggagttgactgccCCAAGGAAGAAGATCAGGCCACTCTCATCATGGATGAGGCACCAGAAGCTCCCAGCCTGCTACAGGTCACTTATTTAACAGAGTCAGAGGAAGCTGAGGTGACCTTTAATACAGAGCTTTGTGAGAGTGTCGTGGAAACActggaggaagatggaggagttgactgccCACAAGAGGAAGATCAGGCCACTCTCATCATGGATGAGGCACCAGAAGCTCCCAGCCTGCTACAGGTCACTTATTTAACAGAGTCAGAGGAAGCTGAGGTGACCTTTAATACAGAgctttgtgagagtgtggtggaaacactggaggaagatggaggagttgactgccCACAAGAGGAAGATCAGGCCACTCTCATCATGGATGAGGCACCAGAAGCTCCCAGCCTGCTACTGGGCACTGACCCAGCAGAGACTAAGGAAGCCGAGACGGAGGCTGAATGCAGACCCGAAGCTGAATCCAAAAAGAAGCATAAGAGACGAGGGAGACGAGGAAGATCACAAAAACTACGAAGACTAGGAAGACTACGAAGACGAGGAAGACTAGGAAAACGAGGAAAGAGGCTGTATAAGTAG